The genomic stretch TCATAGACAACACCAGCAATGATTTCACCTTTCATTTGCAGGCCTATAGAAACCGAAAAAAAAGGAAAATTATGGGAGTAATTTGTAGTACCATCAAGTGGATCGATTATCCAACAAAAGTCGCTATCTTTAAATGTTTCACCTGACTCTTCTGACAAAATCGAATGATCAGGATATATAGATTTTATCTTACCTATGATAATCTTTTCAGCTTCCAAATCAGCATCGGTAACAGGATCAATCTCTCTTTTTAGTTTTATCTTATGTTGATTTCCAAACCTCTCTTTTAAGCAAAGCCCTGCAGACTTTGCTGCATCTATTGCCACGGATAAAATTTCTTTTTTCATAATCTTTGTTAAAGATAAAAAGAAAGAATGTATGAATTATTGGAATAATAGTATTTGTACTTTATCTTTCCTGTTCTATTAGTTCAAGAAACTTTTTTACGATTTCTGGATCAAGATGAGTTCCAGAAATTTCGCGGATGTATTCAATCACTCTATTCTCTTCCCAAGCAGGTCTGTAAGGACGGTCTGAGCAAAGCGCATCCCATATATCGACTACAGCAAATATTCTTGCAGGGAAAGGAATTTCCTCTTTTTTCAACCCTCTTGGATATCCATTACCATCCCATCTTTCATGATGACAGTAAGGAATTTCAATGCAATTTTTAAGATATTTTATTGGAGCAAGTAGTTCATAGGCAAAAACCGGATGTCTTTTCATTATTTCCCATTCTTTTTCCGTAAGTTTAGCAGGCTTCAAAAGAATACTATCAGGGATTGCCATCTTCCCTATATCGTGAAGAAGTGCTCCCCGTCGAATATGAACCAAATCTTCACCACTAATATTGAAAGCAAGAGCAAGTTTAATTGTTAAATCAGATACCCTTTGTGTATGTCCCTCTGTTTCTCTATCACGAAGGTCCAAAGCTTTTGACCATCCCTCCAGAGTTGTGTCATATGCATTTGCAAGTTCAATATTGGAAACCTTCAGTTCGTTCAGTAAGTTCCAGTTATCAATTGCTATTGCAATCTGTTCTGCAATTGTTTCAAGATAGCTTATCCATTCAATACTTTCCTCACAGAATTTTTTGGTAAAGACTTCTAATATCCCTTTTATTTCTCCTTTTACAAAAAATGGAATAGCGCAATAAGATGATATTTTCTCACTATTACAATGAAGAAAAGAAAAATCCTCTTTCGGATAATCCTGAATTCGCGTAATGAAAACCGACTTTCCAGTCTCAAAAATCCTTGAAATACGGTAATCTATGTTTTGTAAAGATATTTTACTCCCCATATCTCGTCCAAACCCAATGGATGCTACGCAAGAAAGAGTCACATCATCTTCAAGAATCAAAATGTCAGCTGCATCAACTTTAAGATGATTAACCAAGCTATTCAAGATGATATCAAGAGTAGAGTTGAAGTCTGCATTCGTAGCAATTGCATTATCGATGTCATGAAGCGCTTGGAGTTTTTCAATATGGGATAAAGAATTTTTGAAATATATTGAATTAGAAAGGGCAAGAGCAGATAGATGGGCAAGCCCTTTTAAAAGCTCAAATTCATTTCTATTGAAATTGACATCTTTTTCATTCCAAAAGACTTTGATTAAACCAACAATTTTATTCTCTCTCAACATTCCTGCCACAGCCACTGTTTTAATATTCAACAATTGAAAAAGTTTGCCATTTACAAACTTTTCAATTCCTTTTGAGCTGTTGGTCATAAAAACAAGTTCATTTTTATTGAACAACTCCCTGTATCTTTTTCCGGGTAATGGTTTTATTTGTTCCGAATAAACTGATGGTATTCCTAAACTTTTAGAATTGTAAAATACATCATTTATTTCATCATAAAGAAATACAGATACTGAATGCGCTTTTAATGACTCTGCCACTTCCTTGCAAACTGTATTAAGCACCTTTTCATATTCTATACAAGAATTTAGATTAGATGCCGCCCTGACCAAAGATTCAGCGCGTGCGGCATGCATTTTAACTTCCTTTTCATATTCTTTGCGAAAAGTAATATCCCTTATTACAGCACTGAAAAATATT from Candidatus Schekmanbacteria bacterium encodes the following:
- a CDS encoding PAS domain S-box protein; the encoded protein is MKRKTKREKERENQKYSNFYGNRKLLKDEKILKKLFIYANDAIAIIDHKTGIIIEGNKKFLELTGCSLKEAIGLHHLQIYPRNERRAYSGLFEKLFLMDSFILDNISIERKDGIKIPVELSASVVEIEGRKILKGIFRNVEERKKVERLLFEKQEELSEKVENNVFELAKAIKVFQEEFRRRKEVEKKYEDLNLQYKLILNYAGEGICGLDKNGDITFINPAGARMLGWTVEELEGKKIWKVFHKIDNHQKFINWNSSPINRTLLEGKSYHIENEFFERKDGSIFPVDYLSNPIIEKGRITGAVLIFRDISKQKIAEEELKLTHAMLNNVADTTCLIGRDGEFKYVNNAFCKSLGYRREEMLSMKVSDIDPLFPQEIWDEHWENVKRKGNLTFESVHKRKDGKIFPVEISVSFLKYDEKEFIIAFARNIEFRKKSLEALKESESKFRSVTQTASDGIVSIDSCGKIVSWNSGAEKIFGYKENEIVGKSLERIIPKRLYKKFKEGFDYIIESKDFSFLEKPIELTGLRKNGKEFPLELSLGSWYANGQIFFSAVIRDITFRKEYEKEVKMHAARAESLVRAASNLNSCIEYEKVLNTVCKEVAESLKAHSVSVFLYDEINDVFYNSKSLGIPSVYSEQIKPLPGKRYRELFNKNELVFMTNSSKGIEKFVNGKLFQLLNIKTVAVAGMLRENKIVGLIKVFWNEKDVNFNRNEFELLKGLAHLSALALSNSIYFKNSLSHIEKLQALHDIDNAIATNADFNSTLDIILNSLVNHLKVDAADILILEDDVTLSCVASIGFGRDMGSKISLQNIDYRISRIFETGKSVFITRIQDYPKEDFSFLHCNSEKISSYCAIPFFVKGEIKGILEVFTKKFCEESIEWISYLETIAEQIAIAIDNWNLLNELKVSNIELANAYDTTLEGWSKALDLRDRETEGHTQRVSDLTIKLALAFNISGEDLVHIRRGALLHDIGKMAIPDSILLKPAKLTEKEWEIMKRHPVFAYELLAPIKYLKNCIEIPYCHHERWDGNGYPRGLKKEEIPFPARIFAVVDIWDALCSDRPYRPAWEENRVIEYIREISGTHLDPEIVKKFLELIEQER